One segment of Massilia sp. Se16.2.3 DNA contains the following:
- a CDS encoding D-alanyl-D-alanine carboxypeptidase family protein: MKKLIAALAASLLTLSASAQTVPAPQIAAKSWLLLDATSGQVIAAQDPNARIEPASLTKVMTAYVTFQAIRDKKLALNTMVNVSTRAWKVDNSSSKMFIDPATPVSVNDLLHGLMVQSGNDAAVALAEAVAGDEGTFVVLMNREAQRMGLKNTRFANPHGLPSPDNFSTASDLARLAATVIADFPEFYKIDSVKQFTYNKITQQNRNRLLWLDPTVDGMKTGHTESSGYSMIASARRPNGNAGQRRLISVVSGASSDAVRTQESQKLLNWGFQNFDTVKLYSKGQAVATPEVWKGAQSNVKIGFTNDVLITVPKGVAGKLKPVLERKDPLVAPLARNGRVGTLKMMVDNKPLLVLPVVALEEVPEASIFGRAWDSMRLMMK, encoded by the coding sequence ATGAAAAAACTGATTGCGGCCCTGGCCGCCAGCCTCCTGACGCTGTCGGCGAGCGCGCAAACCGTGCCCGCCCCACAGATCGCCGCCAAGTCCTGGCTGCTGCTCGACGCCACCAGCGGCCAGGTCATCGCCGCCCAGGACCCGAATGCGCGTATCGAGCCAGCCTCGCTGACCAAGGTCATGACGGCCTACGTCACCTTCCAGGCGATCCGCGACAAGAAGCTGGCCCTGAACACCATGGTCAACGTGTCGACCCGCGCCTGGAAAGTCGACAACAGCAGCTCGAAGATGTTCATCGATCCGGCCACGCCAGTGAGCGTGAACGACCTGCTCCACGGCCTGATGGTGCAATCGGGTAACGACGCCGCCGTCGCCCTGGCCGAAGCCGTTGCCGGCGACGAAGGCACCTTTGTCGTGCTCATGAACCGCGAAGCGCAGCGCATGGGCCTCAAAAACACCCGTTTCGCCAACCCGCACGGCCTGCCGAGCCCGGACAACTTCTCGACCGCGAGCGACCTGGCGCGCCTGGCTGCGACCGTGATTGCCGACTTCCCCGAGTTCTACAAAATCGACTCGGTCAAGCAATTCACCTATAACAAGATCACCCAGCAGAACCGTAACCGCCTGCTGTGGCTCGACCCCACCGTCGACGGCATGAAGACCGGCCACACCGAATCCTCTGGCTACAGCATGATCGCCTCGGCCCGCCGCCCGAACGGCAATGCCGGCCAGCGCCGCCTGATCTCGGTGGTCTCGGGCGCCAGCTCGGATGCCGTGCGTACCCAGGAAAGCCAGAAGCTCCTGAACTGGGGCTTCCAGAACTTCGACACCGTCAAGCTGTACAGCAAGGGCCAGGCCGTGGCGACGCCGGAAGTGTGGAAAGGCGCGCAATCGAACGTCAAGATCGGTTTCACCAATGACGTCTTGATCACGGTGCCGAAAGGCGTCGCCGGCAAGCTCAAGCCTGTGCTCGAGCGCAAGGATCCGCTGGTGGCACCGCTGGCCCGCAACGGCCGCGTTGGCACCCTCAAAATGATGGTCGACAACAAGCCGCTGCTGGTGCTGCCGGTGGTGGCGCTGGAAGAAGTGCCGGAAGCGAGCATTTTCGGCCGCGCCTGGGATTCGATGCGCCTGATGATGAAGTAA
- a CDS encoding alpha/beta hydrolase, with product MNKFSKRFFLDGHAGKMECMLDLPEDAPRGIALVAHPHPLYGGTMENKVTQTLARTFVTLGYATARFNFRGVGQSEGEHDRGHGEVDDMQLMMEHMQAQYPGLPVALSGFSFGTFVQAQLHARLLNEGKPDAIERLVLVGTAAGKWPMPSVPEDTILIHGELDDTITLQMVFDWARPQEIPVIVIPGADHFFHRRLNPIKNLVVQMWRRDN from the coding sequence ATGAACAAGTTTTCGAAACGCTTTTTCCTGGATGGTCATGCAGGCAAGATGGAATGCATGCTCGACCTGCCCGAAGACGCGCCGCGCGGCATCGCGCTGGTCGCCCATCCGCATCCGCTGTACGGCGGCACGATGGAAAACAAGGTCACGCAAACGCTAGCACGCACCTTCGTCACGCTCGGCTATGCGACCGCCCGCTTCAACTTCCGCGGGGTCGGCCAGTCCGAGGGCGAGCACGATCGCGGCCATGGCGAGGTCGACGACATGCAGCTGATGATGGAACACATGCAGGCGCAGTATCCCGGCCTGCCGGTGGCCCTGTCCGGTTTTTCCTTCGGCACCTTTGTCCAGGCCCAGCTGCACGCGCGCCTGCTCAACGAAGGCAAGCCCGACGCCATCGAGCGTCTGGTGCTGGTCGGTACCGCGGCCGGCAAATGGCCGATGCCGAGCGTGCCGGAAGACACGATCCTGATTCACGGCGAGCTGGACGATACGATCACGCTGCAGATGGTGTTTGATTGGGCGCGGCCGCAGGAAATCCCGGTGATCGTGATCCCGGGCGCCGACCACTTCTTCCACCGCCGTCTCAATCCGATCAAAAATCTTGTCGTACAAATGTGGCGCCGTGACAATTGA
- a CDS encoding ferredoxin, producing the protein MSDEKPFYEHHVFFCMNVRDGENCRQSCGKSGAEIAQKHAKKRIKALGLNEPGKVRINQAGCLERCEEGPVVVIYPQGTWYTYVDTSDIDDIIDTHILGGKIVERLKI; encoded by the coding sequence ATGAGCGACGAAAAACCTTTTTATGAACATCACGTGTTCTTCTGCATGAACGTGCGCGACGGCGAGAATTGCCGCCAGAGCTGCGGCAAATCCGGCGCCGAGATCGCGCAGAAGCATGCCAAGAAGCGCATCAAGGCCCTCGGCCTGAACGAGCCGGGCAAGGTACGCATCAACCAGGCCGGCTGCCTCGAGCGCTGCGAAGAGGGCCCGGTGGTCGTCATCTACCCGCAGGGCACCTGGTACACCTATGTCGACACGAGCGACATCGACGACATCATCGACACCCATATCCTTGGCGGCAAGATCGTCGAACGCCTGAAAATCTGA